From Zavarzinella sp., one genomic window encodes:
- a CDS encoding MFS transporter, whose translation MISPAPGTTPNSFRPWMICGLLLLATVLNYMDRNALSQNGVRIKTYYGIDNAAYGHIEGGYNWGFAAGAIIIGMLVDRGNVRWIYAIIVVAWSIAGILTSYAPTLTYIILCRVMLGFFESGNWSCGVVTTKRILPPAKRSMGNSLLHSGTAVGAILTPLVILLTLEAVVSLGYPSNSPLVWKMPFRVVGILGILWAILWLAIVRDRDVRADSNLINEKKSSYWSIFSNKKFWVCVVVVVSINITWRSYGFWLPVFLQQEKGYSERTMNLLSSTYYLFADMGSLTVGWLTMRLIGRGFSFKSARTIVMVGCVGLTLLTLIAAILPKSAILIVVVLAVGFGAMGLFPTYFTLSQEVSAHHQGKVTGTLSAINAAALAVIVPLQGKLAVETKSFFFSLGMVGIAPIFAVLAFLVFWKDSETGKTFPTKH comes from the coding sequence ATGATCTCTCCTGCACCCGGCACCACTCCCAATTCTTTTCGCCCATGGATGATTTGCGGATTGTTGTTGCTTGCCACCGTGTTGAATTACATGGACCGCAATGCGCTCAGCCAGAATGGGGTGCGGATCAAAACCTATTACGGAATTGATAACGCCGCCTACGGTCATATCGAAGGTGGGTATAACTGGGGCTTTGCCGCAGGTGCCATCATCATCGGCATGCTGGTCGATCGTGGGAATGTCCGCTGGATTTACGCGATCATTGTTGTTGCCTGGTCTATAGCTGGCATTTTAACAAGTTATGCCCCCACTTTAACCTACATCATTCTCTGTCGTGTGATGCTGGGCTTTTTTGAATCGGGTAATTGGTCGTGTGGGGTGGTCACGACAAAACGGATTCTCCCACCTGCCAAGCGCTCGATGGGCAATTCACTTCTGCATAGTGGCACCGCAGTGGGGGCAATTTTAACACCACTGGTGATTTTGTTGACTCTCGAAGCCGTGGTCAGCCTGGGCTACCCAAGCAACTCCCCACTTGTTTGGAAAATGCCCTTCCGAGTTGTTGGCATCCTGGGGATCCTCTGGGCAATCCTGTGGCTGGCCATAGTCCGCGATCGTGATGTTCGAGCAGATTCCAACCTGATTAACGAAAAGAAAAGCTCCTACTGGTCGATCTTCAGCAACAAAAAATTCTGGGTCTGTGTCGTCGTCGTGGTTTCGATCAATATCACCTGGCGTTCCTACGGCTTCTGGCTACCGGTATTTCTGCAGCAGGAAAAAGGCTATTCCGAACGAACGATGAACCTGTTAAGTTCTACATATTATCTATTCGCCGATATGGGTTCTTTGACTGTGGGCTGGCTGACCATGCGACTGATTGGTCGTGGTTTCAGTTTCAAATCTGCACGCACTATTGTCATGGTGGGCTGCGTGGGGCTGACTCTGCTGACGCTGATTGCAGCGATACTGCCCAAAAGTGCCATCCTGATCGTCGTTGTGCTGGCCGTAGGCTTTGGTGCAATGGGTTTATTCCCCACTTACTTTACCCTCAGCCAGGAAGTTTCTGCTCACCACCAGGGGAAAGTGACAGGGACATTAAGTGCCATCAACGCAGCAGCATTAGCTGTCATTGTCCCACTGCAGGGGAAGTTGGCAGTCGAAACAAAGTCGTTTTTCTTTTCACTTGGGATGGTGGGCATTGCACCGATTTTTGCTGTGCTGGCGTTCCTGGTGTTTTGGAAGGATAGCGAAACTGGAAAGACATTTCCGACTAAACATTGA
- the tilS gene encoding tRNA lysidine(34) synthetase TilS: MASGLLTQLEIFFRDFTPTVGRPGIVAVSGGADSVALARLLAEIFTPGCLLIAHLNHQLRGPESLADAEWVNCLLPQITHITETLPSDSFTNTGSDGIEATARKLRYDFLARIAHQHQACWVATGHTKTDQAETVLHRIIRGTGVRGLGAIPTVRLLEGTVPLLRPLLMVARSELEDYLREIGQSWREDSTNAASDYTRNRIRHELIPLLKTFNPSVENQLTQLAMQAQELSEGIEEWCEQLLSKIELPPAGRVRILSRGEFLSHPRWLQKEVLRYLCRREHWPISQFTAVHWDRMCQFIENQVPRTDFPQGLVLVVRPQIVQFGPTKE; this comes from the coding sequence GTGGCTAGTGGTTTGCTCACTCAGTTGGAGATCTTCTTTCGAGATTTCACTCCCACGGTGGGGCGTCCTGGTATCGTCGCTGTTTCCGGTGGGGCCGATAGCGTTGCTCTCGCCCGCCTGCTGGCGGAAATTTTCACTCCCGGGTGCTTGCTCATTGCTCATTTGAATCACCAGTTACGTGGACCGGAAAGTCTTGCCGATGCAGAATGGGTTAATTGCCTGTTGCCGCAAATCACCCACATTACCGAAACTTTACCTTCAGATAGTTTTACGAATACAGGCTCAGATGGGATCGAAGCCACCGCCCGGAAACTTCGGTACGATTTTCTGGCTCGGATCGCCCACCAGCACCAGGCTTGCTGGGTTGCCACGGGACACACCAAAACCGATCAGGCAGAAACTGTATTACACAGGATCATTCGTGGCACAGGGGTGCGTGGCCTGGGTGCAATTCCAACAGTACGCTTACTTGAGGGAACTGTGCCACTTCTCCGCCCACTGCTGATGGTTGCTCGCAGTGAACTGGAAGATTACTTGCGTGAAATTGGGCAATCCTGGCGGGAAGACAGCACCAATGCAGCGTCAGACTATACTCGAAATCGCATTCGCCACGAATTGATCCCTTTATTAAAAACCTTTAATCCTTCAGTGGAAAACCAGTTAACACAATTAGCAATGCAGGCACAGGAATTGTCAGAAGGTATCGAGGAGTGGTGCGAGCAATTGTTATCGAAAATCGAACTACCACCTGCAGGAAGGGTCCGAATTCTAAGTCGGGGGGAATTTCTGTCGCACCCACGTTGGCTGCAGAAAGAAGTTCTGCGATATTTATGTCGACGGGAACATTGGCCAATTTCACAGTTCACTGCAGTGCACTGGGATCGAATGTGTCAATTCATTGAAAATCAGGTACCGAGAACCGATTTTCCGCAGGGACTGGTGTTGGTCGTACGACCGCAGATAGTCCAGTTTGGACCAACCAAAGAATAA
- a CDS encoding DUF1592 domain-containing protein — translation MKIQFATLALLVATIHGYSQQATTEGAKQFSMVVTPFLQQYCAECHAGKSLKGDFSVETTKLTNDFTDAATKAKWREVVNVLNSHEMPPKKSVQPTAKEVAAVVDWITAQAVAAELSQREAEVVLRRLNREEYRNTIRDLLGIDYDTSYFPEDPLAGGFDNNGKALTMSPLQLETYFRAAREVLDRAIVTGERPKAIRWKFEPTVGDMDRRRVKVDEQNRSVIVNGGNNTQQGTWVRIHHDSWDKGIGARNFRVPVAGEYIIRIKAASIIPKRDEVVASAKEILDARRIEQDKKNPKGAKYTLQQMQNDLKHFETDRMYDYGPARLKMTVQLGPQPKTIAEFDCDGTLEKPKVHEIRTRFTTESAGISLHYAYSIPRELENFWLQNRLARPELLVEWFELEGPIYDAWPPSSHTKLLGTIDQSNEDNHASKVLTQFMRKAFRRPVTADEVARKHRLYLNAKAAGADFHSAIKEAFAAVLTSPHFLYLVETTETPQQDQLNAHQLAARMSYFLWSSMPDDELNRLADNGKILDPNVRLEQLARMLADPKNSAFVQNFAGQWLALREVGKNPPAPDLYPRYDRHLEVSMIQESEEFFKEILKNHRPLSDFIDSDYVVINERLARYYGIPNVSGDYFRKVAVPPEVHRGGIVTQASILTVTSNGTRTSPVKRGTWILKTLLGIDPGLPVANAGEIAPKVPGIDKATVRKRLEIHRELDQCARCHNKIDPLGFSLENFNAAGEWRDREGFGYKGRIGSNDPLIDASAEMIDGTKFVGVAGLQQVMLRDKKLFYRCLATKLLTYALGREPGLADQPTISVLVEKLEKEPATLNTLLQAIVTSTAFGRK, via the coding sequence ATGAAAATTCAATTTGCAACATTGGCACTTTTGGTGGCGACGATTCATGGGTACTCTCAGCAGGCAACCACAGAAGGTGCCAAACAGTTTTCGATGGTGGTCACTCCTTTCCTGCAACAATATTGTGCGGAGTGCCACGCGGGCAAATCGTTGAAAGGCGACTTCTCTGTAGAAACAACGAAACTGACTAATGATTTCACTGATGCAGCCACCAAAGCCAAATGGCGTGAAGTAGTCAACGTATTAAACAGTCATGAAATGCCACCTAAAAAAAGTGTGCAGCCAACTGCAAAGGAAGTGGCTGCCGTAGTCGACTGGATCACTGCTCAGGCAGTGGCTGCAGAATTATCTCAGCGTGAAGCGGAGGTGGTTCTACGTCGATTGAATCGTGAAGAATATCGCAATACCATCCGGGATTTACTGGGAATTGATTACGATACCAGCTATTTTCCGGAAGATCCGCTGGCAGGTGGCTTTGACAACAACGGCAAGGCACTCACGATGTCGCCATTGCAACTGGAAACTTACTTCCGTGCCGCACGCGAAGTGCTCGACCGGGCAATCGTTACTGGCGAACGGCCCAAGGCAATTCGCTGGAAATTCGAACCCACGGTGGGAGATATGGATCGCAGGCGAGTGAAAGTAGACGAGCAAAATCGTTCGGTCATCGTCAATGGCGGCAACAATACGCAGCAAGGCACTTGGGTTCGTATTCATCACGATTCATGGGACAAAGGGATCGGCGCACGCAACTTCCGCGTGCCTGTGGCTGGGGAATATATCATTCGCATCAAAGCAGCCAGCATTATTCCGAAACGGGATGAAGTGGTAGCTTCGGCAAAAGAAATTCTGGATGCCAGAAGAATTGAGCAGGATAAGAAAAATCCAAAGGGTGCGAAATATACACTGCAACAGATGCAGAACGATCTGAAGCATTTTGAAACAGATCGCATGTATGACTATGGCCCTGCCCGTCTGAAAATGACGGTGCAGCTTGGCCCACAACCGAAAACAATTGCCGAGTTCGATTGCGATGGCACGCTGGAGAAGCCGAAAGTGCATGAAATCCGCACACGCTTCACCACGGAAAGTGCCGGGATTAGTCTGCATTATGCCTACAGTATCCCGCGGGAACTGGAAAACTTCTGGCTGCAGAACCGTCTGGCACGCCCGGAGCTATTGGTGGAATGGTTTGAACTGGAAGGCCCGATATACGATGCCTGGCCGCCTTCATCACATACTAAATTGCTGGGAACTATCGATCAATCGAATGAGGATAACCATGCAAGTAAGGTGCTGACCCAGTTCATGCGGAAAGCATTTCGCCGACCAGTGACTGCCGATGAAGTTGCACGCAAGCATCGCTTGTATCTGAATGCCAAAGCTGCCGGTGCAGATTTTCACAGTGCAATCAAAGAAGCCTTTGCGGCAGTGCTGACTTCACCACACTTTCTTTACCTGGTGGAAACCACAGAAACACCGCAACAGGATCAACTGAATGCCCACCAGTTGGCAGCACGGATGTCGTACTTTTTGTGGTCGAGTATGCCGGATGATGAACTCAATCGCCTGGCAGACAATGGTAAAATTCTGGATCCAAATGTGCGGTTGGAACAACTTGCTCGAATGCTGGCCGATCCGAAAAACAGTGCGTTTGTACAAAACTTTGCCGGACAATGGCTCGCCCTTCGTGAAGTAGGCAAGAATCCACCTGCACCTGATTTATACCCACGGTATGATCGGCACCTGGAAGTTTCGATGATTCAGGAAAGTGAAGAATTCTTCAAGGAAATCCTGAAGAATCATCGCCCACTCTCTGATTTCATCGACTCCGATTACGTGGTGATCAATGAACGGTTAGCACGTTACTATGGCATTCCCAATGTCTCGGGCGATTACTTTCGCAAAGTGGCTGTCCCGCCTGAGGTTCACCGTGGGGGGATTGTCACCCAGGCATCGATCCTGACGGTAACTTCTAACGGCACCCGCACATCACCAGTGAAACGTGGCACATGGATTCTGAAAACGTTGTTAGGCATTGACCCTGGCTTACCTGTTGCGAACGCTGGTGAGATTGCACCTAAAGTACCAGGAATTGATAAAGCAACTGTCCGGAAACGTCTGGAAATTCACCGGGAGCTGGATCAATGTGCCCGCTGCCACAACAAGATCGACCCACTTGGCTTTTCACTGGAAAATTTCAATGCTGCAGGCGAATGGCGTGATCGGGAAGGATTTGGCTACAAAGGTCGCATTGGCTCCAACGACCCACTGATTGATGCTTCGGCAGAAATGATCGACGGCACCAAGTTTGTGGGTGTTGCTGGTTTGCAACAAGTGATGCTGCGAGATAAAAAATTGTTCTATCGGTGCCTGGCAACTAAGTTGTTGACCTATGCCCTGGGACGAGAACCTGGCCTGGCAGACCAACCCACGATTTCGGTGCTCGTAGAAAAACTTGAAAAGGAGCCTGCTACTTTGAATACACTGTTACAAGCAATCGTGACCAGCACCGCATTTGGGAGAAAATAG
- the gcvT gene encoding glycine cleavage system aminomethyltransferase GcvT — MELLTPLFDWHNAQKARMVPFGGWSMPVQYSSIIEEHQIVRQQAGLFDISHMGRIEFSGPDQITFLELVYTNAVSNLKVGQIRYGLVCNDVGGILDDVLVYRWAENQFSMVVNASNRTKILEHFHQIQQLHQLQVTWDDQTFNTAMIAIQGPKAIANSTGLFGIDAASLKYYYGAVGDYRGQHCLVSRTGYTGEDGLEVIVSKELATNLADDFVARGIKPCGLGARDTLRLEAAMPLYGHELNEETDPIQAGLGWAVKLQKADFIGKTAIQERATNHNIRKRVGLVLEGKRAAREGCIVLQNNHPAGIVTSGSYAPTLQQSIAMAYVDPQCSAVNTELVVDIRGTHVNARIVELPFYQRAS, encoded by the coding sequence ATGGAATTGTTGACACCCTTATTTGATTGGCACAACGCACAAAAAGCACGCATGGTCCCCTTTGGTGGGTGGTCAATGCCAGTGCAGTACAGTTCGATCATCGAAGAGCACCAGATTGTTCGCCAGCAGGCGGGCCTGTTTGATATCTCCCACATGGGGCGGATTGAGTTTTCAGGTCCCGATCAGATTACTTTTCTGGAACTGGTTTACACCAACGCGGTCAGCAACCTGAAAGTGGGCCAGATTCGCTACGGGCTTGTTTGCAACGATGTTGGTGGCATCCTGGATGATGTGCTGGTATATCGCTGGGCAGAAAACCAGTTTTCGATGGTGGTAAATGCCTCGAACCGCACCAAAATATTAGAGCATTTTCATCAAATCCAGCAGTTGCACCAACTGCAGGTCACGTGGGACGACCAGACCTTTAATACCGCCATGATTGCGATTCAAGGCCCCAAGGCGATTGCAAACTCAACGGGGCTGTTCGGTATTGATGCTGCTAGCTTGAAGTATTACTACGGTGCGGTGGGTGATTACCGGGGCCAGCACTGCCTGGTTTCCCGCACTGGTTATACTGGGGAAGATGGGCTGGAAGTGATTGTTAGCAAGGAACTTGCGACAAATCTGGCTGATGATTTTGTGGCACGTGGCATCAAACCGTGCGGCCTGGGTGCACGCGATACCCTGCGTCTGGAAGCCGCGATGCCACTGTATGGGCACGAACTGAACGAAGAAACCGATCCCATCCAGGCGGGCCTGGGCTGGGCTGTAAAGTTGCAAAAAGCAGATTTCATTGGCAAAACCGCCATTCAGGAACGTGCCACGAATCACAATATACGAAAACGGGTGGGACTGGTGCTGGAAGGCAAACGGGCTGCCCGCGAAGGGTGCATCGTGCTGCAGAACAATCATCCCGCTGGCATTGTTACCAGCGGCAGTTATGCCCCAACATTGCAACAATCAATTGCGATGGCCTACGTGGATCCGCAGTGTTCTGCTGTGAACACGGAATTGGTTGTGGATATTCGTGGCACCCATGTAAATGCCCGCATTGTAGAATTACCTTTTTACCAACGTGCTTCTTAA
- the gcvH gene encoding glycine cleavage system protein GcvH: protein MDISHLLFTTSHEWVEIEGEVATVGITQFAVDQLTDVTHLELPKVGTTVNQLQRFGEIESVKAVFDLNCPVAGTVMAKNEAVENDPALINEDPYRKGWMIRVKLSGDVDKSKLLDLKTYEEQLASH, encoded by the coding sequence ATGGATATTTCACACCTGTTGTTTACCACTTCCCACGAGTGGGTGGAAATTGAAGGTGAAGTGGCAACTGTGGGAATTACCCAGTTTGCGGTAGACCAACTGACCGATGTGACCCACCTGGAACTGCCCAAAGTGGGCACCACAGTGAATCAGTTGCAACGGTTTGGCGAAATTGAGTCGGTCAAGGCAGTATTTGACCTGAACTGTCCCGTAGCTGGTACGGTGATGGCAAAAAACGAAGCAGTGGAAAACGATCCCGCACTGATCAACGAAGATCCTTACCGTAAAGGCTGGATGATTCGGGTGAAATTGTCAGGAGATGTCGATAAGAGCAAGTTGCTGGATCTGAAGACATACGAAGAACAGCTTGCCAGCCACTAA
- a CDS encoding DUF2752 domain-containing protein: MLILVGVLLLCVVAAATQVQPYYPDGTPKRSGSHESLGLPPCTYKYLFNSPCPSCGMTTSFALFIRGDIANSLRANFIGTGLIILVLLIIPWAFISAWRGKYLWIRRADLAFALLFGLISVCILIRWGIQMLLTIP; encoded by the coding sequence ATGTTAATTCTGGTGGGTGTCCTGCTGCTGTGCGTCGTCGCTGCAGCAACACAGGTACAACCTTATTATCCAGATGGCACCCCCAAGCGATCAGGTTCACACGAATCGCTTGGTTTACCACCATGCACCTATAAGTATTTGTTTAATTCACCTTGCCCTTCGTGTGGCATGACTACCAGTTTTGCATTGTTCATTCGGGGTGATATTGCAAACTCTTTGCGGGCCAATTTTATTGGCACCGGATTGATTATTTTGGTCTTGCTAATTATCCCGTGGGCATTTATCTCTGCGTGGCGGGGAAAGTATCTTTGGATTCGACGTGCAGATCTTGCCTTTGCGTTGTTGTTTGGACTGATTAGTGTATGCATCCTGATTCGTTGGGGGATACAAATGCTGCTGACAATTCCTTAG
- the gcvPA gene encoding aminomethyl-transferring glycine dehydrogenase subunit GcvPA → MPYVLNTPSDVEQMLQSIGAASIEELFTQVPAALRLNRDLEIPKAMSELELTRHLHHLGGKNQAAGDGVCFLGGGSYDHFIPSVVDAVSSRSEFYTAYTPYQAEASQGSLQAFYEYQTLVCQLSGMDVSNASLYEGGSSVAEAVLMALNITERRGNVVIAGSVHPEYRQTLETYLTPLQVPLVVLPTSDGYLLPEDLQKAVNDQTAAVIFQQPNFFGHLEDVVELTRIAKQSGAMVIVSFDPISVGVMKRPGDYHADIAVAEGQSLGTPMGFGGPYLGIMACRQEFVRKIPGRLVGETTDRNGKRCWVLTLQTREQHIRRDKATSNICTNQGLFALRAAVFLTALGPKGLKETAEHCLQKAHFAAEQLCSIPGVSMAFNRPFFKEFALRFPKPVDAIRKELQQDGYFAPLSVNRYYPTWDTVGTVAVTEKRTKDEILGLCEALKRVLA, encoded by the coding sequence GTGCCGTATGTATTGAACACCCCCAGTGATGTCGAGCAAATGCTGCAATCTATTGGGGCTGCAAGTATTGAAGAGTTGTTTACCCAGGTTCCGGCTGCTTTGCGGCTGAATCGGGATCTCGAGATTCCAAAGGCAATGTCCGAACTGGAATTGACGCGGCATCTGCACCACCTTGGTGGAAAAAATCAGGCGGCTGGCGACGGTGTTTGCTTCCTGGGTGGGGGCAGTTACGACCATTTTATCCCATCCGTGGTGGATGCAGTAAGTTCTCGTAGTGAGTTTTACACCGCTTACACGCCATATCAGGCCGAAGCCAGCCAGGGAAGCTTGCAGGCGTTTTACGAATATCAGACGTTAGTTTGCCAACTTTCGGGCATGGATGTCTCGAACGCCAGCCTGTATGAAGGTGGCTCCAGCGTGGCAGAAGCAGTGCTGATGGCTCTGAACATTACCGAGCGCCGTGGCAATGTAGTAATCGCGGGAAGCGTTCACCCAGAGTACCGCCAGACTTTGGAAACATATCTGACCCCACTTCAAGTTCCCTTGGTGGTATTACCCACTTCCGATGGCTATCTGTTGCCGGAAGATCTGCAAAAAGCAGTCAATGACCAGACCGCCGCGGTTATCTTTCAGCAGCCGAACTTTTTTGGTCATCTGGAAGATGTGGTAGAACTGACCCGCATTGCTAAACAAAGTGGTGCAATGGTCATTGTCAGCTTTGATCCGATCAGCGTGGGAGTGATGAAACGCCCAGGCGACTATCATGCCGATATTGCGGTAGCAGAAGGCCAGTCTTTAGGAACACCGATGGGTTTTGGTGGGCCGTATCTCGGTATAATGGCCTGTCGACAGGAATTTGTACGTAAAATCCCCGGCCGACTGGTGGGGGAAACAACCGACCGGAACGGTAAACGGTGCTGGGTGCTGACACTGCAGACACGCGAACAGCACATTCGTCGGGATAAGGCTACCAGTAATATCTGCACAAACCAGGGCCTGTTTGCACTTCGAGCCGCTGTGTTTCTCACGGCACTCGGCCCGAAAGGCTTAAAAGAAACAGCGGAACACTGTTTGCAGAAGGCACATTTTGCCGCAGAGCAACTTTGCAGCATTCCCGGTGTATCTATGGCGTTTAATCGACCCTTCTTCAAAGAATTTGCATTGCGTTTTCCGAAACCTGTGGATGCAATCCGTAAAGAACTGCAACAGGACGGTTACTTTGCCCCACTATCTGTGAATCGTTATTACCCTACGTGGGATACCGTGGGTACCGTGGCAGTTACTGAAAAACGAACGAAAGATGAAATTCTGGGACTTTGCGAAGCACTGAAACGCGTGCTTGCTTAA
- the surE gene encoding 5'/3'-nucleotidase SurE, whose protein sequence is MARNILVTNDDGIGAEGIETLFALASQFGNVVLVAPAEPQSGCSHVITAHQAVRFEQARAGQFVAHGTPADCVRLALLNLPQQFDLVLSGINHGGNLGADIFCSGTVAAAREARLHGIPSVALSHYRAPSRDFDWQRAAELVTQVLHKILDQPLQAGEYWNVNLPHHPDVQPELIECPVDPHPHPLVYEPDELGWKYAGIYHERPRLPESDLEVCFAGHVAISRLRTH, encoded by the coding sequence TTGGCACGGAATATTTTAGTCACCAACGACGACGGCATTGGTGCGGAAGGGATTGAAACGTTGTTTGCACTGGCATCGCAGTTTGGTAATGTGGTGCTGGTGGCACCTGCAGAACCACAGTCGGGGTGCAGCCATGTGATTACCGCACATCAGGCGGTTAGATTTGAACAGGCCAGAGCAGGTCAGTTTGTTGCCCACGGCACTCCGGCAGATTGCGTGAGGCTGGCATTGTTGAACCTGCCTCAACAGTTCGATCTGGTGCTTTCCGGAATCAACCACGGTGGGAATCTCGGGGCAGATATTTTTTGTTCCGGAACTGTCGCAGCCGCACGCGAAGCCCGATTACACGGCATACCTTCGGTGGCACTTTCCCACTATCGGGCACCCAGCAGAGACTTCGACTGGCAACGGGCTGCCGAACTTGTTACTCAGGTGTTACACAAAATTCTCGATCAACCGTTACAAGCGGGGGAATATTGGAATGTCAATTTACCCCACCATCCAGATGTGCAACCAGAACTTATTGAATGTCCGGTTGATCCCCACCCGCATCCGCTGGTGTACGAGCCTGATGAACTTGGCTGGAAATATGCAGGGATTTACCATGAACGACCACGTTTGCCTGAATCGGATCTGGAAGTGTGTTTTGCAGGGCACGTAGCTATTTCACGCTTAAGAACACATTAA